One Mycoplasmopsis caviae DNA segment encodes these proteins:
- a CDS encoding 2-oxo acid dehydrogenase subunit E2, which yields MKIKSTPIARAMAAKMGIDINLVSGSGINGRILIEDIQKFKTQATSTSLHNNFAPTPASINQPIIQSQSQTINKPNPTPRLTVDRSAHSEPVSPIRKAIAKAMTNSWSNVAYTNLVHEIDMSALWDLRSRIKDLVLKSDNVKLTFLPYIIKAVAITLREFPIFSAKYNEANQTLDYPGVINVGVAVDTEAGLMVPVVNNADNLSIINIASEVSRLASAARNRTIKPAEMKDAGFTITNYGSVGSLFGVPVINYPELAIAGVGAIIDKPVVRSGQVVPGKVMYLTVAADHRWIDGAQIGRFASRVKELLEKPDVLGVY from the coding sequence ATGAAAATTAAATCAACCCCTATTGCAAGAGCAATGGCTGCTAAAATGGGAATTGATATTAACCTTGTTAGTGGCTCAGGCATTAATGGCCGAATCCTTATTGAAGATATTCAAAAATTTAAAACACAAGCAACATCTACATCACTTCACAATAATTTTGCGCCAACTCCTGCATCTATTAATCAACCTATTATTCAATCTCAAAGTCAAACAATTAATAAACCAAACCCTACCCCAAGACTCACAGTTGATCGCTCAGCACATTCAGAACCAGTTAGCCCAATTAGAAAGGCAATTGCTAAAGCAATGACTAATTCATGAAGTAATGTTGCTTACACAAACCTTGTTCATGAAATTGATATGAGCGCACTTTGAGATCTACGCTCAAGAATTAAAGATTTAGTTCTCAAAAGTGATAATGTTAAATTAACTTTTTTACCTTATATTATTAAAGCAGTAGCAATTACACTAAGAGAATTTCCAATATTTAGTGCAAAATATAATGAAGCAAACCAAACATTAGATTATCCTGGAGTAATTAATGTAGGTGTTGCAGTTGATACTGAAGCTGGACTAATGGTACCTGTTGTAAATAATGCTGATAATTTAAGTATTATTAATATAGCAAGTGAGGTAAGTAGACTAGCTAGTGCTGCAAGAAATAGAACTATTAAACCTGCTGAAATGAAAGATGCTGGATTTACAATAACAAATTATGGTTCAGTTGGCTCACTTTTTGGTGTCCCTGTTATAAACTATCCAGAATTAGCAATTGCTGGTGTGGGTGCTATTATCGATAAACCTGTTGTTAGATCTGGTCAAGTTGTTCCAGGTAAAGTAATGTATTTAACTGTTGCTGCTGACCACCGCTGAATTGATGGTGCTCAAATTGGTCGCTTTGCCTCAAGAGTTAAAGAATTATTAGAAAAACCAGATGTTTTAGGAGTGTACTAA
- a CDS encoding Fic family protein, with translation MKNINYKRIFVKGIDLNIVNLLTQIHEYKGRQNIYINNKKNEINKLMKQSLIDSSIYSNKIEEIEISNKRIKDILIDNEAPKSDAEEDIKGYYQVLNNLFKAEEIQLNPNFLLDLHYQLFQYSNSKVKGRFKLNDNYFLETTLEGQKEIKFIPTKSFLINDFVSSMCNKFNELKHDNKQNIVLPSIAFILDFLCISPFNYGNNRISRILLNYLLNYCGFAVVKYVSLEKIIYKNHSQYQNILQKSSYKWFENQNNYFIFIEFILKIILQVYKEFESLFTTLEYKKIDVAKEIVKLLLKFKKLSKNELICLLPESSKRTIERYLNSLLKNNLISKTGIGKSTKYTIKQANTKK, from the coding sequence ATGAAAAACATCAATTATAAGAGAATTTTTGTCAAAGGAATAGACTTAAATATTGTTAATCTGCTAACTCAAATACATGAATATAAGGGTCGCCAAAATATCTATATTAATAATAAAAAAAATGAAATCAACAAACTTATGAAACAGAGTTTAATTGATAGTTCAATTTATTCAAATAAAATTGAAGAAATTGAAATAAGTAATAAGCGAATCAAAGATATTTTGATAGATAATGAAGCGCCAAAAAGCGATGCAGAAGAGGACATTAAAGGTTACTATCAAGTGCTTAACAATTTATTTAAGGCAGAAGAAATACAACTAAATCCAAATTTTCTTCTTGACTTACATTATCAGCTTTTTCAATATTCAAACAGCAAGGTTAAAGGTCGTTTTAAATTAAACGATAATTATTTTTTGGAAACAACTCTTGAGGGCCAAAAAGAAATTAAATTCATTCCTACAAAAAGTTTTTTAATCAATGATTTTGTTTCTAGTATGTGTAATAAATTTAATGAGTTAAAACATGATAATAAGCAAAATATAGTTCTTCCTAGCATCGCATTTATTTTGGATTTTTTATGCATTTCACCTTTTAACTATGGTAATAACCGTATATCAAGAATTCTCTTAAACTACTTACTTAATTATTGTGGCTTTGCTGTTGTAAAATATGTAAGTTTGGAAAAAATAATTTACAAAAATCATTCACAGTATCAAAATATTCTACAAAAAAGTTCATATAAATGATTTGAAAATCAAAACAATTATTTTATTTTTATTGAATTTATTTTAAAGATAATTTTGCAAGTTTATAAAGAGTTTGAAAGTCTGTTTACAACACTTGAATATAAAAAAATTGATGTTGCAAAGGAGATTGTTAAACTTTTATTAAAGTTTAAAAAACTCAGTAAAAATGAATTAATTTGCTTGTTGCCTGAAAGTAGTAAAAGGACAATTGAAAGATATCTAAATAGTTTACTTAAAAACAATTTAATAAGCAAAACCGGTATTGGCAAGAGTACTAAATATACTATAAAACAGGCTAATACAAAAAAATAA
- a CDS encoding DUF402 domain-containing protein, translating into MNKDVSKSLPTKEISRVKKIVFPLIGSIVNVQAFKYNGELYRQWNGVKVLRNTTQHYVLLMYKTKVAEANKKSWVYRKYVLWFLPKNSMYNALILLKQKSNYVYVNLASKPVYEDNTIKFIDLDLDVKSYPRKQFSIVDREEFLFNSKELKYPKKLINMIADSLDEIVNKHNNNEYFFNSDVIDYYIDQAKKDKSIHEDFRVVKQNHHKTNKKLQKNKNKN; encoded by the coding sequence ATGAATAAAGATGTATCTAAAAGTCTTCCTACTAAGGAGATTTCAAGAGTTAAAAAAATAGTATTTCCACTAATTGGCTCTATTGTTAATGTTCAAGCTTTTAAATACAACGGTGAATTATATCGTCAATGAAATGGTGTCAAGGTTTTAAGAAATACAACTCAGCATTATGTACTACTTATGTATAAAACAAAAGTAGCAGAAGCAAATAAGAAAAGTTGAGTATATCGTAAATATGTTTTATGATTTTTACCTAAAAACAGCATGTATAATGCTCTAATTTTACTTAAACAAAAAAGTAACTATGTTTATGTAAACTTAGCTTCAAAACCTGTTTATGAAGATAACACAATCAAGTTTATTGACCTTGATTTAGATGTTAAAAGTTATCCAAGAAAACAATTTTCAATTGTTGACCGTGAAGAATTTTTATTCAATAGCAAAGAATTAAAATATCCAAAAAAACTTATTAATATGATTGCAGATAGTTTAGATGAAATAGTTAACAAACACAATAACAACGAGTATTTTTTTAATAGCGACGTAATTGATTATTACATTGATCAGGCTAAAAAAGATAAGTCAATTCATGAAGATTTTAGAGTTGTAAAACAAAATCATCATAAAACAAATAAGAAGTTACAAAAAAATAAGAACAAAAATTAA
- a CDS encoding alpha-ketoacid dehydrogenase subunit beta → MADEKLTLNNVQAVNNALDIAMAKDSRVVCYGEDAGVEGGVFRATEGLQKKYGKSRVFDTPISEAAIVGVAIGAAMAGLRPIAEIQFQGFSYPSMQQLFTHGARWRNRSRGRFNVPMVIRMPMGGGIKAMEHHSEAIEAMYAHIPGIKVVMPAFPYDVKGLLLAALKDPDPVVFLENKKLYRAGKQEVPAGEYTVEIGKANVLTQGNDLTIVTYGAQVFDSINAIKKYKEINPSASIELIDLRTIKPLDTKTIVESVKKTGRLLVVHEAVKSFSVSAEIMARVNEKAFEYLKAPMTRCTGYDITVPLAKGEAFMCINEDKVLAKIKEVMDFKF, encoded by the coding sequence ATGGCTGATGAAAAGTTAACACTAAATAATGTTCAGGCTGTTAACAATGCTTTGGACATTGCTATGGCTAAGGACTCTCGTGTAGTTTGTTATGGTGAGGATGCTGGTGTTGAAGGTGGCGTATTTAGAGCTACGGAAGGCTTGCAAAAGAAATATGGCAAAAGCAGAGTTTTTGATACTCCTATTTCAGAAGCAGCTATTGTTGGTGTTGCAATTGGTGCTGCTATGGCAGGACTAAGACCAATTGCAGAAATTCAGTTCCAAGGATTTAGCTATCCTTCAATGCAACAATTATTTACTCATGGTGCAAGATGAAGAAATAGATCAAGAGGACGTTTTAATGTACCTATGGTTATAAGAATGCCAATGGGTGGCGGAATTAAAGCTATGGAACACCACTCAGAAGCAATCGAGGCAATGTATGCTCACATTCCAGGTATTAAGGTTGTTATGCCAGCATTTCCTTATGATGTTAAAGGCTTATTATTAGCTGCACTAAAAGATCCGGATCCTGTTGTATTTTTAGAAAATAAAAAACTTTATCGTGCTGGAAAACAAGAAGTACCAGCAGGCGAATATACTGTTGAGATTGGAAAAGCAAATGTCTTAACTCAAGGAAACGACTTAACAATAGTAACTTATGGAGCTCAGGTTTTTGATTCAATTAATGCAATCAAAAAGTACAAAGAAATCAACCCATCAGCTTCAATTGAACTAATTGATTTAAGAACAATAAAGCCGCTTGACACTAAAACAATAGTTGAAAGTGTTAAAAAAACTGGACGACTATTAGTAGTTCATGAAGCAGTTAAATCATTTTCAGTTTCAGCTGAAATTATGGCTAGGGTTAATGAAAAAGCATTTGAATATCTTAAAGCACCAATGACAAGATGTACAGGCTATGATATAACAGTTCCTCTTGCAAAAGGTGAAGCATTTATGTGCATTAACGAAGATAAAGTTCTTGCAAAAATTAAAGAAGTAATGGACTTTAAATTTTAA
- a CDS encoding MAG6790 family protein, whose protein sequence is MYRFKAKLVSTQEVIAQANSLEEIEGLILGFRRKQKYDEHTRANDKIQIIHVERDSLKGKHKSKEEILKVV, encoded by the coding sequence ATGTACAGATTTAAAGCCAAATTAGTTTCAACTCAAGAGGTAATTGCACAAGCTAACTCACTTGAAGAAATTGAAGGATTAATCCTTGGTTTTCGTCGTAAACAAAAATATGATGAACACACAAGAGCCAACGATAAAATCCAAATTATACATGTTGAAAGGGATTCTTTAAAAGGCAAACATAAATCAAAAGAAGAAATTCTTAAAGTTGTTTAA
- a CDS encoding IS1634 family transposase has protein sequence MLRDNYSIKHSFENKDEYTNDVTTKIDTFYSLLDVLCTNKDSIIKTLNKNCRKFITRNEKLMFYDSTTVYFETFEKDGLRMNGYSKENKVNEDQVVFSMATDSYGVPFSYNLFPGNTIDSKTLKPYINDLSRVKDLSNVTIVADRGMSTKENLSFLESHNINFIMSYRLKSSTNEFKDFAINKEDMTKTYDGIWYKEYKFQSDNLDKNGNKKWRKRVITYSEKRAKKDRKDREKLIDNFKKQAKGRDFVTEDELNNKYKKYRYFEKVAIEDNANNEQKIIADKIRDNKVEHIYKLDYEKILEDEKYDGLYVYETTLIDMPIDNIVETYRQQYLIEDNFRILKSTLKVRPIYVYTDNHIRGHFVLSYIALFIATFIKKLLYQENINQYGLIETASCQKIIECLNNAKECIKYANETILCREKIEASTDELYTRILNIINNLKAKKCY, from the coding sequence ATGTTAAGAGATAATTATAGTATAAAGCACTCATTTGAAAACAAGGATGAATATACAAATGATGTAACCACTAAAATTGATACCTTTTATAGTCTATTAGATGTACTTTGTACTAATAAAGATTCAATCATTAAAACACTAAATAAAAATTGTCGTAAATTCATTACAAGAAATGAAAAACTAATGTTCTACGATTCAACAACAGTATACTTTGAAACTTTCGAAAAAGATGGATTAAGAATGAATGGATATTCAAAAGAAAACAAGGTAAATGAAGATCAAGTGGTGTTTTCGATGGCAACAGATAGTTATGGTGTACCTTTTAGTTATAACCTTTTTCCAGGCAATACTATTGATTCAAAAACACTTAAACCATATATAAATGACCTGTCTAGAGTTAAAGATTTATCTAATGTAACAATAGTTGCAGACAGGGGTATGTCAACAAAAGAAAATTTGTCTTTTCTTGAAAGCCATAACATCAATTTTATTATGTCATATAGACTAAAATCATCAACAAATGAATTTAAGGATTTTGCTATAAATAAGGAAGATATGACAAAAACTTATGACGGGATTTGATATAAGGAATACAAATTTCAATCTGATAATTTAGACAAAAACGGAAATAAAAAATGAAGAAAAAGAGTAATTACTTATAGTGAAAAAAGAGCAAAAAAAGATAGAAAAGATAGAGAAAAATTAATTGACAATTTCAAGAAACAAGCAAAGGGTCGAGACTTTGTAACAGAAGATGAATTAAATAACAAATATAAAAAATACAGATATTTCGAAAAGGTCGCCATTGAAGATAATGCAAATAATGAACAAAAAATTATTGCAGATAAAATTAGAGATAATAAAGTTGAACACATTTACAAACTTGATTATGAAAAAATTTTGGAAGATGAGAAATATGATGGTTTGTATGTTTATGAAACAACATTAATTGATATGCCAATAGACAATATTGTGGAAACATACAGACAACAATATTTAATTGAAGATAATTTTAGAATTCTAAAAAGTACTCTAAAAGTAAGACCTATTTATGTTTACACTGATAATCACATTAGAGGACACTTTGTGTTGTCTTATATAGCACTATTTATTGCTACATTTATTAAGAAACTTCTTTACCAAGAAAACATTAATCAGTATGGACTAATTGAGACTGCGTCATGTCAAAAAATCATCGAATGTTTAAATAACGCAAAAGAATGTATTAAGTATGCAAATGAAACAATCTTATGTAGGGAGAAAATAGAGGCATCAACAGATGAACTATATACAAGAATATTAAACATAATTAATAATTTAAAAGCTAAAAAGTGTTATTAA
- a CDS encoding HAD family acid phosphatase, which produces MKRKFLFSSLAPLVALSPITIAASCEKDKQENFDFNKLTPAEKNKFIKEEFAKLNDEGKKALINSIDYKSILSMDEKEALISKLNKDAAQFGSIVWYIKSVEARIAKEAEYARATAVFDNLMTRATTDKFEYNQDFNTKQQVDNASNGNYIPVVFMDIDETVLQNDYTEVYGMLNGGYSGKMKEKNDLQAKRFAVPGAVKFINHVQSKGALVVYNSDMNQSTAVRDALKKNLKNLGIKYVADFQFWMRGSMPYVAVDGTTIISDEMTKNMSKDELKELANKMTFKSDFEATPWRTWTNSSAAEILGKKVYKTDRMNGLDDNDKGWNLSSIDSKSGNAVKLRTLMRIGDNFNDFFDRNSKGKNNGERTNQYLKTEGMRELFTNIKGAEGLKYVKKADGKYGEFKKQTYWQGYSMIPGNSEYGGWLEEFGYGDTYNMIYQELKSILADPRYQSERSESDPNNEKQD; this is translated from the coding sequence ATGAAAAGAAAATTTTTATTTAGCTCACTAGCTCCATTAGTAGCACTTAGCCCAATTACAATTGCAGCTAGTTGCGAAAAAGACAAACAAGAAAACTTTGACTTTAATAAATTAACTCCAGCAGAAAAAAATAAATTTATTAAGGAAGAATTTGCAAAGTTAAATGATGAAGGCAAAAAGGCCCTAATTAATTCAATTGATTACAAAAGCATCTTATCAATGGATGAAAAAGAAGCACTAATTTCTAAACTTAATAAAGATGCTGCTCAATTTGGCTCAATAGTTTGATACATAAAATCAGTTGAAGCACGAATCGCAAAAGAAGCAGAATATGCCAGAGCAACTGCAGTTTTTGACAACTTAATGACTCGTGCAACAACTGATAAATTTGAATATAATCAAGATTTCAACACTAAACAACAGGTTGATAATGCATCAAATGGTAATTACATACCCGTTGTATTCATGGACATTGATGAAACAGTATTACAAAATGATTACACAGAAGTTTACGGAATGCTTAATGGTGGTTATAGTGGCAAGATGAAAGAAAAAAATGATCTTCAAGCTAAGAGATTTGCTGTTCCTGGTGCAGTAAAATTCATTAATCATGTACAATCAAAAGGTGCACTAGTTGTTTATAACTCTGATATGAATCAATCAACTGCTGTTAGAGATGCACTTAAGAAAAATCTGAAAAATTTAGGTATTAAATATGTTGCAGATTTTCAGTTTTGAATGCGTGGTTCAATGCCATATGTGGCAGTAGATGGAACAACTATTATTAGTGATGAAATGACTAAAAATATGAGCAAAGATGAACTTAAAGAACTAGCTAATAAAATGACATTTAAAAGCGATTTTGAAGCAACACCTTGAAGAACATGAACTAATTCAAGTGCTGCAGAAATTTTAGGTAAAAAAGTATATAAAACCGACCGTATGAATGGTTTAGATGACAATGATAAGGGTTGAAATCTATCATCGATAGACTCTAAATCGGGTAATGCAGTTAAATTAAGAACTCTCATGAGAATCGGTGACAACTTTAACGATTTCTTTGATAGAAATTCAAAAGGCAAAAATAATGGTGAACGCACAAATCAATATCTTAAGACTGAGGGTATGAGAGAACTATTCACAAATATTAAAGGTGCTGAAGGCTTAAAATATGTTAAAAAAGCTGATGGCAAATATGGGGAATTCAAAAAGCAAACATATTGACAAGGCTACAGTATGATTCCTGGAAATAGTGAATATGGTGGCTGACTAGAAGAATTTGGTTATGGTGATACATACAATATGATTTATCAAGAACTAAAATCTATTTTAGCAGATCCTAGATATCAAAGTGAACGAAGTGAAAGTGATCCTAATAACGAAAAACAGGATTAA
- the pdhA gene encoding pyruvate dehydrogenase (acetyl-transferring) E1 component subunit alpha → MKTKYKYVDVNKIMDDPKKIIRHLDVNGNVIEKNYKAPLSNSEVLDAYKWMVLSRQQDTYMLQLQRQGRMLTFPPNLGEEALQIATAMAMEKKDWFLPAFRSNAAMLRLGVPMLSLIRYWNGQEWGCHHPKDVNVVPANIVIATQISQCAGVAYAQKELKTGGVAVSFIGNGGTTEGEFSEGVNMAAVQQWPAVFCVNNNQWAISTPNSVESISSTIAAKAHAFGCAGVRVDGNDLLASYEVIKEAIDYARKESKPVIVEFVTWRQGPHTTSDNPKLYRSESEEKENEKWEPMHRIEKYMKDKKIITEKQKEQIWANALEQVKNTYEESIKDINTKLEDIFDYTYEKLDDDLLEQKEEAIKFWASKGGK, encoded by the coding sequence ATGAAAACAAAGTACAAGTATGTCGATGTTAATAAAATTATGGATGATCCAAAGAAAATCATTAGACATTTAGATGTTAATGGCAACGTAATTGAGAAAAATTACAAGGCGCCATTAAGTAATTCTGAAGTTTTAGATGCTTATAAATGAATGGTCTTGTCAAGGCAACAAGATACATACATGTTGCAATTACAACGTCAAGGGCGCATGCTTACTTTTCCACCTAATTTAGGAGAAGAAGCATTGCAAATTGCAACAGCAATGGCAATGGAGAAAAAAGACTGATTTCTCCCAGCATTTAGATCAAATGCTGCAATGCTTCGTTTAGGTGTACCTATGCTTAGTTTAATTCGCTACTGAAATGGTCAGGAGTGAGGCTGTCATCATCCAAAGGATGTGAATGTTGTGCCTGCGAACATTGTTATAGCAACTCAAATTTCACAATGTGCTGGTGTTGCTTATGCGCAAAAAGAATTAAAAACTGGTGGTGTTGCTGTTTCATTTATTGGAAATGGTGGAACTACTGAGGGTGAATTTAGTGAAGGTGTTAATATGGCTGCTGTTCAACAATGACCTGCTGTTTTTTGTGTAAATAACAACCAATGAGCTATTTCAACTCCAAATAGTGTTGAATCAATTTCATCAACAATTGCTGCTAAGGCACATGCGTTTGGATGTGCTGGAGTTAGAGTTGACGGTAATGATCTTTTAGCTTCTTATGAAGTTATTAAGGAAGCAATTGACTATGCCAGAAAAGAAAGCAAACCCGTGATTGTTGAGTTTGTAACCTGACGTCAAGGACCACATACAACTAGTGATAATCCTAAACTTTATCGAAGTGAAAGTGAAGAAAAAGAAAACGAAAAATGAGAACCTATGCATCGTATTGAAAAATACATGAAAGACAAAAAAATTATTACTGAAAAGCAAAAGGAACAAATTTGAGCCAATGCACTTGAACAAGTTAAAAACACTTATGAAGAAAGCATCAAAGACATCAACACTAAGCTTGAAGACATTTTTGATTACACATATGAGAAACTTGATGATGATTTATTAGAACAAAAAGAAGAAGCTATTAAATTTTGAGCATCAAAAGGAGGTAAATAA
- a CDS encoding MYPU_1760 family metalloprotease: MKGTMIPPQNIKQRGSKKRNKVLFWILISLSIFLCFILLFIGTYFLLLKTFSNINDNEDFVKVTIQKKEDKIGLRNQENYLNKNEKLKLNDFNNVTDELKEQFIDLKFNDYILENNSVLQYDLTNKNYIFNKENWVKKGEFKFQNNSWVYIDPLHNVKFTDKSYGFDENGKPRFLLGPYGLALLANYFYSRMTYGPEIKFIDSININDFSIIGKTAAGIYLPTIQRIYLNGSVYSEKGIKLELKVRQMLYALFHEYMHHWGYSYASYGSLKQVTEGKTSLIAYRSDLNDKLSHGYWYKKFAADFKKILYFDNKYKSTMNEETNFVPYLFSLNDLWNLSNSNDNLLLARLKLINSMHKYLSFVEEGEKTVPQFTSTILTENIPYYYSLTELLPREWQKFAYIPFNDPDNPYDHRYWKVFKSETIEGLKIGESFYGLSISKGKSGVTYSSNYSSDWSRTIYKAELENNRNIYDNNIYEHNNQEEFYKLFLETMGYGKVISQVKSKIKVKELNASDDNRYSADIDKKQIYQTRLSGYLNNKKIKGFYYIDKKSGDKKLVRLNFLNAFKFEAKRNLFDTNFSLLPYEVLNNLRYKHAAYVSDYFDYQMIKVNSPIYFWKDDNNDNIVQDNELISEYDDNPLPDRYLISSDTPSDFEVNKYDLKANFVSKLNANNRYSIYFNEEK, translated from the coding sequence ATGAAAGGTACAATGATCCCACCTCAAAATATTAAGCAAAGAGGATCAAAAAAGCGCAACAAAGTATTATTTTGAATATTGATTTCATTGTCAATTTTTTTATGTTTTATTCTTTTATTTATTGGTACTTATTTTCTTTTACTAAAAACCTTTAGTAATATAAATGATAATGAAGATTTTGTCAAAGTAACTATTCAAAAAAAAGAAGACAAAATAGGACTTAGGAATCAAGAAAATTATCTAAACAAAAACGAGAAATTAAAACTTAATGATTTTAATAATGTTACAGATGAATTAAAAGAACAATTCATTGATTTAAAATTTAATGATTATATTTTAGAGAATAACTCTGTTTTACAGTATGATTTGACAAACAAAAATTACATTTTTAATAAAGAAAACTGAGTAAAAAAAGGGGAATTTAAATTTCAAAATAATAGTTGAGTATATATTGATCCACTACATAATGTTAAATTTACAGATAAATCATATGGATTTGATGAAAACGGTAAGCCACGTTTTCTTTTAGGGCCTTATGGTTTAGCACTATTGGCTAATTATTTCTATTCTAGAATGACATATGGACCAGAAATTAAGTTCATTGATTCTATAAATATTAATGATTTTTCAATCATTGGCAAAACAGCTGCGGGTATATACTTGCCTACAATACAGAGAATTTATTTAAATGGTTCTGTTTATTCTGAAAAAGGAATTAAATTAGAACTAAAAGTTAGACAAATGCTATATGCATTATTTCATGAATACATGCATCACTGAGGATATTCGTACGCCTCATATGGTTCATTAAAACAAGTGACAGAAGGTAAAACCTCACTTATAGCTTATCGATCAGATTTAAATGATAAACTTTCCCACGGATATTGATACAAAAAGTTTGCTGCAGACTTTAAAAAAATATTATATTTTGATAATAAATACAAATCCACTATGAATGAAGAAACAAATTTTGTCCCTTATCTTTTTAGTTTAAATGATTTGTGAAATTTATCAAATTCAAATGATAATCTTTTATTAGCAAGGCTAAAATTAATTAATTCAATGCATAAATATCTCTCATTTGTTGAAGAGGGCGAAAAAACTGTTCCACAATTTACTAGCACAATCTTAACTGAAAATATTCCATATTATTATTCACTTACAGAATTACTACCAAGAGAGTGGCAAAAATTTGCTTACATTCCATTTAATGATCCAGATAATCCTTATGACCATAGATATTGAAAGGTTTTTAAATCTGAAACAATTGAAGGTTTAAAAATTGGTGAATCATTTTATGGTTTATCTATAAGTAAAGGAAAAAGTGGTGTAACCTATAGCAGTAATTATTCAAGTGATTGATCCAGAACAATCTATAAAGCCGAACTGGAAAATAATAGAAATATTTATGATAACAATATTTATGAGCATAATAATCAAGAAGAATTTTACAAATTATTTCTTGAAACAATGGGTTATGGTAAAGTTATTTCACAAGTTAAAAGTAAAATTAAAGTTAAGGAACTAAATGCTTCTGATGATAATAGATATTCAGCTGATATTGATAAAAAACAAATATACCAAACAAGATTAAGTGGTTATCTTAATAATAAAAAAATTAAAGGTTTCTACTATATTGATAAAAAATCGGGTGATAAAAAATTAGTTAGATTAAATTTTTTAAATGCTTTTAAATTTGAAGCAAAAAGAAATTTATTTGATACTAACTTTTCGCTTTTACCATATGAAGTGTTAAACAATTTAAGATATAAACATGCTGCATATGTTAGTGATTATTTTGACTATCAAATGATTAAAGTTAATTCACCTATTTATTTTTGAAAAGATGATAACAATGATAATATAGTTCAAGACAATGAATTAATTAGCGAATATGATGATAACCCATTACCAGATAGATATTTGATCAGTAGTGATACACCGAGCGATTTTGAAGTTAATAAATATGATTTGAAAGCAAACTTTGTAAGTAAATTAAATGCAAACAATAGGTATTCTATTTACTTTAATGAGGAAAAATAG